The Candidatus Anoxymicrobium japonicum genome window below encodes:
- a CDS encoding ribulokinase — MRLDEHVLGIDFGTDSVRSVVVNARTGEETAQSVFDYPRWGEGLYCVPRESCFRQHPLDYIEGMEATVREALALSPRGTAESITGISADTTGSTLVAIDQAGAPLALHPEFHDNPDAMFMLWKDHTAVEEAAEINDAARTWGGEDFTKYEGGVYSAEWFWSKILHTSRRDEKVRSAAYSWLEHCDWLPVLLTDNRNVMSFKRSRCAAGHKAMWHPSFGGLPPEEFLAGIDPLLAGTRDRLYSETFTSNVPAGVLSPAWAERLGLRRNTVVGVGAFDCHMGAVGAGISPYTLAKVIGTASCDMLVAPAEEMEGKLVKGICGQVDGSIIPGMLGMEAGQSAFGDVYAWFKQLLMWPLTGDEPDFAAPELAGLISKISDGIMDRLIAEAVERPVDPAGVLALDWLNGRRTPDADQTLKGAITGLSLGSDAVDVFKALVEATCFGARTISDRFASEGVPVREVIALGGVSRKASFVMQTLADVLDTRVSVAASEQTCALGAAMFAATASGVYSDVVEAQRAMACGFDMEFRPRPESVELYSRAYLEYLRLGGFVELAGR, encoded by the coding sequence ATCCGATTGGACGAACATGTGCTGGGAATAGATTTTGGAACGGACTCGGTGCGTTCGGTGGTGGTCAACGCGAGAACCGGCGAGGAGACGGCCCAGTCTGTCTTCGACTACCCACGCTGGGGCGAAGGCCTCTACTGCGTTCCCAGAGAGAGCTGCTTCAGGCAACACCCCCTTGATTATATCGAGGGGATGGAAGCGACCGTTAGAGAGGCGCTCGCGCTAAGCCCGCGAGGCACGGCGGAGTCGATAACAGGCATCTCGGCGGATACTACCGGATCTACACTCGTCGCGATCGACCAGGCCGGGGCGCCGCTGGCGCTTCACCCGGAGTTTCACGACAATCCCGACGCCATGTTCATGCTCTGGAAGGATCACACCGCAGTCGAGGAAGCGGCGGAGATAAACGACGCCGCCAGGACGTGGGGCGGCGAGGATTTCACGAAGTACGAGGGCGGCGTATACTCCGCCGAGTGGTTCTGGTCGAAGATACTTCACACGTCGCGCCGTGACGAGAAGGTAAGGTCTGCCGCGTATTCGTGGCTGGAGCACTGCGATTGGTTGCCGGTCCTGCTCACCGACAACAGAAACGTGATGTCTTTCAAGAGGAGCAGGTGCGCCGCGGGGCACAAGGCGATGTGGCACCCTTCGTTTGGCGGACTTCCGCCCGAGGAGTTCCTGGCGGGGATAGACCCACTCCTCGCCGGGACGCGCGACAGGCTGTACTCGGAGACCTTCACTTCCAACGTGCCCGCCGGGGTGCTGTCGCCCGCCTGGGCGGAGAGGCTCGGCCTGAGGCGGAACACCGTGGTGGGAGTGGGCGCCTTCGATTGCCACATGGGAGCTGTCGGCGCCGGGATTTCACCGTACACTCTGGCCAAGGTGATTGGCACCGCCTCGTGCGACATGCTGGTCGCCCCCGCGGAGGAGATGGAGGGCAAGCTGGTAAAGGGTATTTGCGGGCAGGTCGACGGCTCTATAATACCCGGCATGCTCGGGATGGAGGCTGGCCAGTCCGCCTTCGGCGATGTGTACGCGTGGTTCAAGCAACTTTTGATGTGGCCACTCACAGGGGACGAGCCTGACTTTGCCGCGCCGGAGCTCGCGGGTCTCATCTCTAAGATTTCCGACGGCATTATGGATCGCCTGATCGCGGAGGCGGTCGAGAGGCCGGTGGATCCCGCCGGCGTGCTGGCGCTGGACTGGCTCAATGGCCGGCGTACTCCGGACGCGGATCAGACGTTGAAGGGGGCCATCACCGGCCTGAGCCTCGGGAGCGACGCCGTTGACGTGTTTAAGGCGCTGGTTGAAGCCACCTGCTTTGGCGCGAGAACGATATCCGACAGGTTCGCCTCGGAAGGCGTTCCGGTCAGGGAGGTGATCGCGCTGGGCGGCGTGTCCCGCAAGGCGTCTTTCGTGATGCAGACGCTCGCGGACGTGCTCGACACACGTGTCAGTGTTGCCGCTTCGGAGCAGACTTGCGCACTGGGGGCGGCGATGTTCGCCGCCACCGCAAGCGGCGTATACTCAGACGTGGTCGAGGCGCAACGGGCGATGGCGTGCGGCTTTGATATGGAGTTCCGCCCCAGGCCGGAATCCGTCGAGCTGTACTCCCGTGCTTACCTGGAATATCTGCGGCTTGGCGGGTTCGTCGAGTTGGCAGGGAGGTGA